From the Acidimicrobiia bacterium genome, the window GATGAGGTCGCTCGTCGAGCCGGACTGGGTGAGCTCCCCATTGACCCTGCAGATGACCGAGAGGCCCTCGAGCGGGTCGAGCTCCGTGTCGATCGCCGGTCCCAGGGGGCAGAAGGTGTCGTAGCCCTTCGCCCTGGTGAACTTGTTCTCGCGCTGCTGGATGTCCCTGGCGGTGACGTCGTTGGCGGCCGTGTACCCGAGGATGTGCGCTCCGACGTCCTCGATGTCGACGTCGCGCGCCACCTTCCCCATCACGACCGCCAGCTCTGCTTCGTGGTGAACGAGGTTCGAATCGGGCGGGATCCGGATCGTCTGCAGCGGCCCGATGACGGACGTAGGCGGCTTGAGGAACACGAGCGGCTCCTCCGGCACCACGTTCCCCATCTCCGACACGTGGTCGGCGTAGTTGCGGCCCGCCGCAACGATCTTCGTCGGGATCACCGGGGCGAGGAGCCGCGCTTCGTCCCAGGCGACGACGATCTCTGTCGGCTCCCACGCGACGAAGGGGGAGCCCCTGTGCAGCCGGATGCCCTCCGGCTCGACAGCTCCATACGAGATGTCGTCGCGATCGGTATCGACGCGAACGATCTTCATGCGCTCACCGGTCGATGCCCCGCCTGCCGCCGATCATGCGAGACCTGAGCTCGTCGAGCGTCCCTTGGAGCACGTCCCTGGGCACCGACGCCACGATGTCCCGCACCTTGGCCCGATCGTGGCCGGCGCCCGCCAACCACGTCGCCCGGTCGGATTCGAGGCCGGCCAGGACCTCCTTGGGAAGGCCCTCCTGGCGGAACCCGAAGATGGTGTGTGCCAGCTCGATGTCCTCGCTCATCGGTGCCCGCCCGAACAGCGACGCCCTGGCAGCCGCCACGGCGGCGACGACCTCGTCGACGACGTGCCTGTCGAGGCCCTCGACGTCGATGTCGGCAGCCGATGCCAGGAGCAGGGCGTATCCGGGATCCGGGCCGGTGGTGCCGAACACGCCGCCCCACGGCACGTCTGCCGGCGACGTCAGCTCACCCGGCCTGGTGGGCGCCCAGCGACGTTCCGGCGCCCTGGCAGGCTTGGGCCGCGGGAGATCCGACATCTCCAGCTCGATGTTCGGCTGCTGTCCCACGTCAGACGTACTCGAGCCACTCAGGGTGCGTTCCGAGCTTGCCGGCGACGGTGTCTGCGAAAAGAGCCTGGGCGCGCCGAGTGATCGGCCCCGGCTTGCCGTCGCCGACGGGCCTGTCGTCCACCTCGCGCACGGGTGTCACCTCGGCGGCCGTTCCCGTGAGGAACATCTCGTCGCCGTAGTACAGGTCGCTGCGATGGAAGGTCCGCTCGACGACCGTGTACCCGTCCTCCCGCAGCAGCGTCATCACAGATGCTCGAGTGATGCCGTCGAGGCAGCCGGCCGACACGGGCGGCGTGTAGACGATGCCGTCCCGCATCAGGAAGATGTTCTCGCCGCTGCCCTCCGAGATGAGCCCGTCCGTGTTGAGCATGATCGCCTCGTCGTAGCCGGAACGGACGGCCTCGACCTTGGCGAGGATGCTGTTGATATAGGTGCCCGTCGCCTTGGCATTCGGGAACACATCCATCGGGAAGCGCCGCCAGCTCGACACCTTGGTCCTGATGCCGTTCTGGACGCCGTCCTCGCCGAGGTAGGCGCCCCACTCCCACGTGACGATGGCACTGCGCACCTTGGCATTGGCGGGATTGAGCCCGACGGCACCCAGCTCCAGGAACACGATCGGGCGGATGTAGCCGGCCTCCAGCTCGTTGGCCCTGAGGAGCTCCTTGGTCGCCTCGTTGAGCTCCTCGACCGGCCATCCGATGTCCATGTGGTACGCCATCGCCGAGCGATGGAGCCGCGCCATGTGGTCGGTGAGCCGAAATACCTGGGTGCCCTCGCCGGTCCGGTAGGCACGGATGCCTTCGAAGACCCCCGTGCCGTAGTGGAGGGCATGGGTGAGGACGTGAACGGTGGCGTCGTCCCAGAGGACCTGCTCGCCGTCCATCCAGATGTATCTCGTGGGTTCCATGGGCTCATGATGCCACGGTCCGCTGACGCCCGGGGCCGGTTTGCGGTGGCGGCCGGCCGGCGGTCAGTCCTTCAGGAACCTGTCGTGCCACTCGAGGATGATCTGGAACCGCTCGACCCGGTGCCTCGGCTTGCCGCTGCGCGACAGCTCGTGGCCCTCTTCCTCGGGGAACCTCACGAGCTCGGCCTCGACGCCGCTTCGCAGCAGCATCGCGAACAGCTGCTGGGCCTGCTCGACGGGGCAGCGCCAGTCACCGTCGCTGTGGAGCACGAGCGTCGGCGTGGTGATCCTGTGCGCCTCGGCGAGGGGGCTCGCCTTCCACCAGCGGTCCCAGTCCTCAGGGAGCTCACCCAGCAGGTACTGCCTGTCGAACCAGGGGCCGATGTCGGAGCTGCCCGAGAACGACATGAACGAGTAGAGCCCCCGCTCGGCGACGGCGGAGCGGAACCGCTGGTCCCTCGCCAGTATCCGCACGGTCGCCAGCCCTCCGTACGATCCTCCCATCACGCCCATCCGGTCGAGGTCGAGGCGGGGCTCGAGGGCGGCAGCCGCATCGACGGCGGCGAGCAGATCGACCATGTCCGGGGGCGTGTCCTCGTCCCACCGACCCACCACGGCGCGCAGGTGCTCTGCCCCGTAGCCGCTCGACCCCCTCGGGTTGGTCGCCACGACCCCGTAGCCGGCGCCGACGTACACCTGGAACTCGTCGAAGTAGCCGTATCCGTACTGGGTCGCCGGGCCTCCGTGGATGTTGAGGAGGACCGGAACCTTTCCTTCGCCGGGAGGCAGGTAGATCCATCCCTCAACGGTGGTCCCGTCGTGGTCGATCGTGAAGCGACGAGGTACCACGGGAGATGCGGCCGCTGCAAATCCCTCGTTCAATGACGTGATCTGCTTCTCCGTCCCGTGTTCCCACCAGTACACCTCGCCGGGATTCGTCGGGTCGGTCGCCGTCAGCACCGCCGCCGAGCCGTCGGGGCGAGGCGACACGCCGGTGATCACCCGGTCCCCCGCCATCAAGGCGGCGATCGTGCCGTCCCGTTCGAGCCGCACGACCTTCATCCGGCCCTCGTCCTCGAGGAGACTGATGGCCGATCCGTCGTCGAGCCACTGCGGCCCCGCCGGCGCCACGGCCGGCGAGTGCGGCACCAGCGCCCGGTCGATCGACGTCACGGGCCCCTCTCCGAGCCGCTCGAGTTGCAGGACACTCGGTCCCGCCCACCTGTCGTCGAGGCCGATGGCGTGCAGGGCGCCCGTGGCGTCGTATGAGGGCACGCTCCACAGGCCGACGTCGGTGCGCGGTTCGGCCTCGCCTCCACCAGCCGGAACGGTGAAGACCTGGCGTCCCGGGTCGAGGCTGCGCTCCGGGTGGCGAGCACTGACGAACGCGATCTCCGAGCCGTCCGGACTCCAGGCGATGCTCGCCTCGTCGAAGTCACCCGGCGTCAGGCAAACCGGATCCACGCCGCCTTCCGGATCGACCACCCAGACGTGATCGCGCCGGTCGTGGACCCACCCCTTGCCGTCGAATCGAGCAGGGAGCTCGGTGATCCTGCGGGGGCGCCGGGAGCGCTCTTCGTCCGGCACGTCTGGTTGACGCCACTCCCCCGCCACGACGGCGATCCGCTCGCCGTCGGGAGCCCACGCCAGGTCGGAGACACCGAGCGGCAAGTCGGTCGCGATCGATGCCTCTCCACCGTCGATCGGCAACAGCGCCAGTTGGGGCTTGGCCCCATCCGATTCTTGCTTGCGGAGGAAGGCGATGCGAGTGCCGTCCGGCGACCATCGTGGCGACGTGTCACCCGAACCCGCGGTGACGGCACGGGCTGTCGAGCCATCCCACACCCAGATGCGCTTCACATAGCGATCGCGCTCCAAGTCGATCTCGGTGACCACGAAGGCGGCCCTCACCCCGTCTGGATGGATCCGAGGATCCGACGGAACGCGCATCGCGTCTAGCTGCTCGGGAAGCACCGCACCTCCGATCGCCGAGGACCACCTCACCATACCGAGACGAGCACGTCGAGCGTTCACCCCATCGTTCACCCCGGCGAAAGCCGACCGGCCTCTACCCTCCCGAGATGCGCAGGTGGATCGCGGCGGGGTTCGGGACGGGGTTCGTGCCAAGGCGGCTCTGGGGCGGGACCCAGGGCGGCGGCACGCTGGCGGCCCTCCTCGTCTCGGCAGCCGGCATCGCCTTGTGGGATGCCCCCGTGTTGGCGGGGGTCGCCCTCGCCTCGTCGGCCACCGCGGCCTCGCTGTGGGCCGCTGCCCCATGGGCGATCGATGGAGACGATCCTGCCTGGATAACGATCGACGAGGTGGCGGGGACGGCCGTGGCAATGATCGGCCTGGCCGGGTGGCCCTGGCTGGCCGCCGTGCTCGTGGCGAGGCTGGCGGACATCTTCAAGGTGCTCCCCGGGGTCCGGCAGGCCGAGATGGTCCCGGGACCGGTCGGGATCGTGGCCGACGACCTCGTGGCGGGCGGATACGGCCTTGTGGTCGGGTGGGCGGTGAAGCTGCTCAGCTGAGGTCGATGAAGCGTGCCGCCAGCACGTTCGGCGTGGCCAGCAGTTCGTCGACGATCTCCTGCGGGATCGTCCCGTCGATGCTGAGAGCCATCATCATGGCGTCACCGGCCTTCTGGCGGCCGACGACCATGTTGGCGATGTTGACGCCGGCGTCGCCGAGCACCGTGCCGACCCTCCCGATCACCCCGGGGACGTCGTCGTTGCGGACCAGGAGCATGTGATCGGTGATCGGGACCTCGATCTCGTAGCCGTCGATCTCCAGGAGCACCAGGCCTTTGCGCTCCATGACGGTCCCGGCGATCACCCGGTGGACGTCGCCGACGACTCCACTGATGGTCAGAACGGTGGCGTAGTCCCCTCCATCGGCCAAGCTCGTCTCGCGCACCGTCATGCCTCGCTTCTCGGCCAGCATCGGAGCGTTGACGTATGACACCGGCTCGTCGGTCACCTTGCTGAGCGCGCCCTTCAACGCTCCGAGGGCGATCGGCTTGATCGACCCTCCTGCGACCCTCCCCGCCACACGGACGTCGAGAGTCTCTGGAAGCCCTCGTGCGAACACGACGAAGATCTTCCCGAGATGCTCCGCCAGCGGCAGGAATGGGCGGATCTCGTCCGAAGCGCCGGGGCCCAGGTCGAGGTTGACGGCGGACAGGACGAGGTCGCCGCTCAGCGCGGCAGCCACCGCCTCCGCCACAGCAAGGCCCGCCTTGTCCTGGGCCTCGTGGGTCGAGGCACCGAGGTGGGGGGTGACGACGACTTGCGGCAGCGCCAACAGGGGGCTGTCCGTCGCCGGCTCCACTGCGAAGACGTCGACGGCGGCCCCGGCGACGTGGCCCTCTTCGATCGCTTCGACGAGCGCCACCTCGTCGACGATGCCTCCCCTGGCGACATTGACGATGCGGACGCCGCGCTTCATGCGGCGCAGCGCCTCGGCGTCGATGAGCCCCTCCGTCTCCCGCGTGCGGGGGAGATGGATGGTCACGAAATCGGCTGCCTGGAGAACTGCGTCTAGATCGCCGAGCTCGACCCCGATCCTCCTCGCCCGGTCCTCTGAGACATACGGGTCGAAGGCGACGATCCGCATGCCGAAAGCGGAGGCACGTTGGGCGACGAGAGTGCCGATCCGGCCGAGGCCGAGCACGCCGAGCACCTTGCCGTGCAACTCGACCCCCTTGAACCTGGCCCGTTCCCATGCGCCGCCACGCAGCGAGGCGTCCGCCTCTGGGACTCTGCGGGCCTGGGCGAGCAGAAGCGCCATGGTGAGCTCGGCCGCCGAGATCGTGTTGGCCTCGGGAGCGTTCACAACGAGGACCCCGGCCCTGGTGGCGGCGTCGAGGTCGATGTTGTCGACGCCGATCCCGGCGCGCCCGATCACCTGCAACCGGGGCGCCGCCGCGATCAGCTCGGCGTCCACCTTCGTCGCCGACCTGACGATGAGCCCTGCCGCCGCGCCGAGCCGCCCAAGGAGATCGGCGCGATCTGCTCCGACGGCGACATCCAGACCGCAATGCGGGCGCAGCACATCGAGACCGGCGTCCGAGATGGCTTCGGCGACAACGACGAGGGGCTTCTCCATGCGCCAGGCATCATCGCAGGCGGACACGAGGACGAGGAATCGAGCGGCCTCCGGCCGCGCCGCGTCTCCCGGTCAAATCCGGTTCCGCTCCTAATCTCGGCGAGATGGTCGCTTCCGTTCTTCCCGGGCTGGCGGCACTCGCCTCGGCGATCGTTCCCGGCGTCGGTCAGCTCATGGTGGGGCGCCGCAGGCGCGGATGGGTCCTGTTGTCCGTCTCGGCGGCGCTGGCGGCGGCCGGAGGCTGGTTGGTGGCGGCACGACCGCTGATGCTGGCGACATGGTGGGTACAGCCGACGGCCCTCCGTTGGCTGCTCGTCGGCAACGGTGTGCTCCTGGCGTTCCGGGTATACGCAGCCGCGGACGCCTACGTCGCGGCGAGGCAGACCAGCGGTCCGGCGTCGAACAGACCCGGCATCGTGGCGCTCGGACTGGTCGCAACGGCCGCCATCGCAGTCCCACACGGCGTGTTCGGCTACTACGACGTCATCGAGCAGGACCTCATCGAAAGTGTGTTCGCCGCGCCGACGACGACGAGTACCACCGCAACGACCGTCGCGACGACGGTCGCGGTGACCGTGGCGCCGCCCTCGACCGGAGAGGGCACGACCACGGCGACGACGGCCGCTCCGCCTCCATCGACCACCACGACCACCCGCCCGCCGCGGATCTGGGACGGCGTCGAGCGACTCAACATCCTCCTGCTGGGGGGCGACTCCGGCCCCGGCAGGATCGGGGTCCGGACGGACACGATCATCGTCGCCTCGATCGATCCGCAGTCCGGAGCGGCGGCGCTGTTCTCGATCCCGCGCAACCTCAAGGGAGTTCCGCTCCCCGCCGAGCTCGGGCTCTTCTCGTGCAACTGCTATCCGGACATCGTCAACGCCTTGTGGGACTACGCGACGCGGCTGCCCGATCCGTTCCAGGGCCCGGGGCCGCCGGGCGCCGAGGCGCTGCGCCTCGCCATCGGGGAGCTCCTCGACCTCGACATCCACTACTTCGCCCTCGTCGACCTGAACGGGTTCGTCGACCTCGTCGACGCCTTCGGCGGCCTCGACATCACAGTCACCGAGCGGGTCTACGACCCGAGCTATCCCGTCGAGGACGGCAGCCACGCCGCCGTCGAGTTCCTGCCGGGGCGGTACCACATGGATGGCCACGACTCCCTCGCATACGCCCGCGTGAGGCACGACTCGAGCGACTACAACCGAATGGCCAGGCAGCGGTGTGTGCTCCAGGCCGCCGTCGCCCAGGCCGAGCCGTTGCAGCTGCTCCGATCCTTCCCCCGCGTCGCCGAGGTGATCAAGGACAGCGTCGTCACGGACATACCCGTGGACAGGCTGCCCGATCTCGTCGAGCTCATCCCGAGGCTCGACCCGAGCGAGGTCGTCGCCGTCGGGTTCGTCCCTCCAAGCTTCGGCCTGAGTCGAGATGCCGACGGGTTCCCGCATCCGGACATCGCGGTGGTACGGGCGACCGTCGAGACGGCGATCACGCTGGAGCCTGAGGCTGCGAGAGAGGCGCTCGGTCTCGACGCACCCGGCACGTCGTGCGGCATCACCGAGGGGGCGCCGGCCGAGTGATGCTCCGTGCCCTGGGGAGGGCCGCAATGCTGCGCTGCCCTCGGTGCGGTGGCGGCGGGCTCTTCCACCGCTGGCTGCTCATGGAGGGGCGATGCCCCACGTGCGACCTGAGATTCGAGCGTGTCCAGGGCTACTGGCTGGGCGCGGTGGCCGTCAACCTCGTCTTCACCGAAGGGCTGTTCGTCGTCGTTCTCGTGGTCTGGCTCGTCGCCGCCTGGCCGGACGTGCCGTGGACCGGCGTGCTCGTGGCGACGATCGTGATGAACGCCGTGTTTCCGCTGCTGTTCCACCCATTCTCGCGTACCCTGTGGCTGGCGATCGAGCGCCACTTCTACACGCGCGCCCACCCCGACGAGGACGCCTGAGCGCGTGCCCTCCGGGTCCCCGGCGCGCCCATGAGGGGCTCCGCGGCGGGCCGTCCCATCGGCACGGGCTCGGCCGCTGCCGGGTGGGCGTCTTGTACCCTCGCCTCGCCATGTCAGAGGATCAGCTCCCGACGGAGGACGGCCGGCTGCGGGCCGACATCAGGATGCTCGGCAACCTCCTCGGCCAGACCCTGGTTCGCCAGGAGGGCGAGGAGCTGCTCGACCTCGTCGAGAGGGTGCGAGCCCTCACGAAGCGGCTTCGCCGGGTGCCGCCGGACGCCGGGGCGGCGGGTGAGCTCGAAGACGTGCTCGAGTCGATCGACCTCCCGACGACCATCAACCTGGTCAGGGCGTTCACCGCCTTCTTCTACCTGGCGAACGTCGCCGAGCAGACGCACCGCGTCGGCGTCGATGCTGCGAGGTCCGGCAGGCGACGCGGCTGGCTGGAGACGACGGTGGACCGCATCGGCGAGGCCGGCATCCCGAGAGCAGCGGTCCAGGACATCGTCGACCGCCTCGAGCTTCGCCCCGTGTTCACCGCCCACCCGACGGAGGCGGCCAGGCGATCGATACTCACGAAGACGGCCAGGATCGCCGACCTGCTGGAGGAGCGAGCCGATTCCCGCCTCAGCGACTCCGACATGGACCGGATCGAGCGGCGCCTCGCCGAGCTCATCGATCTGATCTGGCAGACGGACGAGCTGCGGGCCGAGCGTCCGACCCCGCTCGACGAGGCCCGGTCGGTCATCTACTACTTCGAGGAGATCTTCGACGAGGTGGCCGCCGACCTGTTCGACGAGTTGGCGCACCAGCTCGGGAGGATCGGGATCGAGCTGCGCAGCGACGCCACTCCCCTCCGATTCGGCACCTGGGTGGGAGGCGACCGGGACGGCAACCCGAACGTGACGCCCGAGCTCACGTTCGAGGTGCTCGAGATGCAGCAGGACCACGCCCTCCGGGTGCTCATCGGCGCCGTCGAGTCGCTCGCCGGCGAGCTGAGCCCGTCGGAGCGCATCACCGCCATCTCGGAGGAGCTCGCCAAGTCGCTCACCCAGGACGCCTCCGCCCTGCCCGACGTGCACAGGCGGTTTGCCCGCATCTCGGCCGGCGAGGCGTACCGGCAGAAGTGCGCCTACATCCACCAGCGGCTCGTGAACACGAGGCGCCGCCTCGCCGACGGCACCCAGCACGAGCCGCACGTCGACTACGCATCTTCGCCCGAGATGCTGGAGGACATCGCCGTGATGATGCGCTCGCTCGGAGAGCACCACGGAGGGTTGATCGCGACGGGGATGGTGGCGCGGTTGATGCGCCGGGTAGCCGCCTTCGGGTTCCGGTTGGCCACGATGGACGTTCGAGAACACGCCTCGAAGCACCATCAGGCGCTCTCCCAGCTCTACGGGCGCCTCCCGGACGAGCCGGACTACGGCTCGCTGACGCGGGCGGACAGGACGACGGTGCTCGAGCAGGAACTGGCGAGCCACAGGCCCCTGTCGTCCCCCACCACGATGTGGGACGACGAGCCGGGGCGCACGTTCGGTACGTTCGCCGCCATCCGCGAGGCGCAGGACCGCTTCGGAGAGGAGACGATCGAGAGCTACGTGATCTCGGAGACGAGGGGCCCGGACGACGTGCTCGCCGCGGTGGTCCTCGCCCGCGAGGCGGGCCTCGTCGACCTGCACTCCTCGATCGCCAGGATCGGGTTCGTGCCGCTCTTCGAGACGCTCGACGAGGTGACGACCGCAGGGGAGATCCTCGACGCCTTGCTGTCCTCGCCGGCTTATCGCCAGGTGGTGCGGCTCCGCTCCGACCTGCAAGAGGTGATGCTCGGCTACTCGGACTCCAACAAGCTGGCAGGTATCACGACGTCGCAATGGAGCCTTTACAAGGCATCACGCGACTTGAGGGACGCCGGTCTGCGACACGGCGTCGAGCTGCGGGTCTTCCACGGCAGGGGTGGCACCGTGGGCCGCGGCGGCGGCCCGACGGGAGAAGCGATCCTCGCCCAGCCGTGGGGCACCGTCGACGGGCGCATCAAGATCACTGAACAGGGCGAGGTGATCGCCGACAAGTACGGGCTTCCCAGCTTGGCGGCCGCCAACCTCGAGCTGACGCTGGCCGCGACGCTCGAGGCGTCGGTGCTGCACCGCAAGTCGCGGCAACCGCAGCCCGTGCTCGATCGGTGGGACGAGGCGATGGACGTCATCAGCGACGCCGCTCTCGGCGCCTATCGGCGGTTGGTCGACTCCGCCGAGCTGCCCGAGTACTTCCTGTCGTCGACAC encodes:
- a CDS encoding fumarylacetoacetate hydrolase family protein, whose translation is MKIVRVDTDRDDISYGAVEPEGIRLHRGSPFVAWEPTEIVVAWDEARLLAPVIPTKIVAAGRNYADHVSEMGNVVPEEPLVFLKPPTSVIGPLQTIRIPPDSNLVHHEAELAVVMGKVARDVDIEDVGAHILGYTAANDVTARDIQQRENKFTRAKGYDTFCPLGPAIDTELDPLEGLSVICRVNGELTQSGSTSDLIFGVGELISFISRIMTLLPGDVILTGTPSGVGPIRPGDRVEVEVEGVGVLVNPVAAR
- a CDS encoding branched-chain amino acid transaminase codes for the protein MEPTRYIWMDGEQVLWDDATVHVLTHALHYGTGVFEGIRAYRTGEGTQVFRLTDHMARLHRSAMAYHMDIGWPVEELNEATKELLRANELEAGYIRPIVFLELGAVGLNPANAKVRSAIVTWEWGAYLGEDGVQNGIRTKVSSWRRFPMDVFPNAKATGTYINSILAKVEAVRSGYDEAIMLNTDGLISEGSGENIFLMRDGIVYTPPVSAGCLDGITRASVMTLLREDGYTVVERTFHRSDLYYGDEMFLTGTAAEVTPVREVDDRPVGDGKPGPITRRAQALFADTVAGKLGTHPEWLEYV
- a CDS encoding S9 family peptidase, with product MRVPSDPRIHPDGVRAAFVVTEIDLERDRYVKRIWVWDGSTARAVTAGSGDTSPRWSPDGTRIAFLRKQESDGAKPQLALLPIDGGEASIATDLPLGVSDLAWAPDGERIAVVAGEWRQPDVPDEERSRRPRRITELPARFDGKGWVHDRRDHVWVVDPEGGVDPVCLTPGDFDEASIAWSPDGSEIAFVSARHPERSLDPGRQVFTVPAGGGEAEPRTDVGLWSVPSYDATGALHAIGLDDRWAGPSVLQLERLGEGPVTSIDRALVPHSPAVAPAGPQWLDDGSAISLLEDEGRMKVVRLERDGTIAALMAGDRVITGVSPRPDGSAAVLTATDPTNPGEVYWWEHGTEKQITSLNEGFAAAASPVVPRRFTIDHDGTTVEGWIYLPPGEGKVPVLLNIHGGPATQYGYGYFDEFQVYVGAGYGVVATNPRGSSGYGAEHLRAVVGRWDEDTPPDMVDLLAAVDAAAALEPRLDLDRMGVMGGSYGGLATVRILARDQRFRSAVAERGLYSFMSFSGSSDIGPWFDRQYLLGELPEDWDRWWKASPLAEAHRITTPTLVLHSDGDWRCPVEQAQQLFAMLLRSGVEAELVRFPEEEGHELSRSGKPRHRVERFQIILEWHDRFLKD
- a CDS encoding phosphatidylglycerophosphatase A — translated: MRRWIAAGFGTGFVPRRLWGGTQGGGTLAALLVSAAGIALWDAPVLAGVALASSATAASLWAAAPWAIDGDDPAWITIDEVAGTAVAMIGLAGWPWLAAVLVARLADIFKVLPGVRQAEMVPGPVGIVADDLVAGGYGLVVGWAVKLLS
- the serA gene encoding phosphoglycerate dehydrogenase; protein product: MEKPLVVVAEAISDAGLDVLRPHCGLDVAVGADRADLLGRLGAAAGLIVRSATKVDAELIAAAPRLQVIGRAGIGVDNIDLDAATRAGVLVVNAPEANTISAAELTMALLLAQARRVPEADASLRGGAWERARFKGVELHGKVLGVLGLGRIGTLVAQRASAFGMRIVAFDPYVSEDRARRIGVELGDLDAVLQAADFVTIHLPRTRETEGLIDAEALRRMKRGVRIVNVARGGIVDEVALVEAIEEGHVAGAAVDVFAVEPATDSPLLALPQVVVTPHLGASTHEAQDKAGLAVAEAVAAALSGDLVLSAVNLDLGPGASDEIRPFLPLAEHLGKIFVVFARGLPETLDVRVAGRVAGGSIKPIALGALKGALSKVTDEPVSYVNAPMLAEKRGMTVRETSLADGGDYATVLTISGVVGDVHRVIAGTVMERKGLVLLEIDGYEIEVPITDHMLLVRNDDVPGVIGRVGTVLGDAGVNIANMVVGRQKAGDAMMMALSIDGTIPQEIVDELLATPNVLAARFIDLS
- a CDS encoding LCP family protein, with translation MVASVLPGLAALASAIVPGVGQLMVGRRRRGWVLLSVSAALAAAGGWLVAARPLMLATWWVQPTALRWLLVGNGVLLAFRVYAAADAYVAARQTSGPASNRPGIVALGLVATAAIAVPHGVFGYYDVIEQDLIESVFAAPTTTSTTATTVATTVAVTVAPPSTGEGTTTATTAAPPPSTTTTTRPPRIWDGVERLNILLLGGDSGPGRIGVRTDTIIVASIDPQSGAAALFSIPRNLKGVPLPAELGLFSCNCYPDIVNALWDYATRLPDPFQGPGPPGAEALRLAIGELLDLDIHYFALVDLNGFVDLVDAFGGLDITVTERVYDPSYPVEDGSHAAVEFLPGRYHMDGHDSLAYARVRHDSSDYNRMARQRCVLQAAVAQAEPLQLLRSFPRVAEVIKDSVVTDIPVDRLPDLVELIPRLDPSEVVAVGFVPPSFGLSRDADGFPHPDIAVVRATVETAITLEPEAAREALGLDAPGTSCGITEGAPAE
- a CDS encoding DUF983 domain-containing protein, translating into MLRCPRCGGGGLFHRWLLMEGRCPTCDLRFERVQGYWLGAVAVNLVFTEGLFVVVLVVWLVAAWPDVPWTGVLVATIVMNAVFPLLFHPFSRTLWLAIERHFYTRAHPDEDA
- the ppc gene encoding phosphoenolpyruvate carboxylase, giving the protein MSEDQLPTEDGRLRADIRMLGNLLGQTLVRQEGEELLDLVERVRALTKRLRRVPPDAGAAGELEDVLESIDLPTTINLVRAFTAFFYLANVAEQTHRVGVDAARSGRRRGWLETTVDRIGEAGIPRAAVQDIVDRLELRPVFTAHPTEAARRSILTKTARIADLLEERADSRLSDSDMDRIERRLAELIDLIWQTDELRAERPTPLDEARSVIYYFEEIFDEVAADLFDELAHQLGRIGIELRSDATPLRFGTWVGGDRDGNPNVTPELTFEVLEMQQDHALRVLIGAVESLAGELSPSERITAISEELAKSLTQDASALPDVHRRFARISAGEAYRQKCAYIHQRLVNTRRRLADGTQHEPHVDYASSPEMLEDIAVMMRSLGEHHGGLIATGMVARLMRRVAAFGFRLATMDVREHASKHHQALSQLYGRLPDEPDYGSLTRADRTTVLEQELASHRPLSSPTTMWDDEPGRTFGTFAAIREAQDRFGEETIESYVISETRGPDDVLAAVVLAREAGLVDLHSSIARIGFVPLFETLDEVTTAGEILDALLSSPAYRQVVRLRSDLQEVMLGYSDSNKLAGITTSQWSLYKASRDLRDAGLRHGVELRVFHGRGGTVGRGGGPTGEAILAQPWGTVDGRIKITEQGEVIADKYGLPSLAAANLELTLAATLEASVLHRKSRQPQPVLDRWDEAMDVISDAALGAYRRLVDSAELPEYFLSSTPVEELAAMNIGSRPARRPGAPADPAGLGSLRAIPWVFGWTQSRQVVPGWFGVGTGLAAAREAGAADVLDQMYADWSFFRAFVANVEMTLTKTDLDVAGRYVEGLVPREVRGPFDAIKSEFAVTIREILAITGDEELVDRYPVLQRTLRIRDVYLDPISYLQVALLRRARSEGHVDDDLQRALLLTVNGLAAGLRNTG